GCGACCTTCAGGTCCTTGACCTCCTTGCCCAGCTTGCTCTTGGCGTTCTCGGCCAGGAAGCGGCAGGAGGCCTCGCCGAACTGGTCGGAATGCACCTGCGCGCGGAAGACGTTCTTCAGGTTCTTGTCCTTGAAGACGCTCGAGGCGACGCAGATGTTCGCCCACATGAACTTGTTGGCCTGGTCGACCTTCTGGGCCATCGGCACGCAGTGCGCCGACGAGAACACGCCCATGATCATGTCGACCTTCTCCTGGTTCAGCAGGCGCTCGGTCTCGTTGATCGCGACCTCGGCCTTGCTCTGCGCGTCGGCGTAGATCGGGACGATCTTGTAGCCCTCGACGCCGCCGCGCTCGTTGATCATGTCGATCGCGTACTTGGTGCCGAGGTAGCCGGCGTACGAACCGCCCGCGGCCAGCGGGCCGGTCAGGTCGTAGATGACGCCGATCTTGATCTGCTTGTCCTGCGCGAGCGCCGCGCCGGACGTGGAAACCCCCGCGGCCACGACGGTTGCAGCGGCAAGGACGGAAAGGGTGGTGCGGGCGCAGCCGAGTGCTGCGGCGACGCGATCGAACGTTCGCATGCTTGTCTCCTCCAGGATCGTGGCTTGTTCGCCTCGCGGTTCTTGAGCGACCGCGCTGGCTTCCTTTTCAGTGTAGCCGAGGCTTTTCGCCGATGTCACCCCCTTTTCGACATCGGCATTCCGCGCTGGGCGTCACCCTCGCACGAATCAGAGCGACGCACGCGGGTAGGAGCCGACCACCTTGCAGAAGGCCGCGTGTCGCCGGATCTCGTCGAGCGCCGCCGCCACGTTGGGATCCGATTGGTGGCCGAGCAGGTCGATGTAGAAGTAGTACTCCCACTCGCCCCGCCGGGCGGGCCGTGACTCGAAGCGCTTCATCGACACGCCGTGCCGCGCCATGGGCTCGATCAGCGCGTGGACCGCGCCGGCGCGGTCCGGCACCGACAGGATCAGCGAGGTCTGGTCGCCGCCGGTGGGCGCGCACTCGTAGCGGCCCACGACCGCGAAGCGGGTGCGATTGTTCGGATCGTCCTGGATGCTGCGCGCCACGAGTTCGAGGCCGTAGCGCGCCGCCGCGTTCTCGCCGGCGATCGCCGCGGTGCCCCGGTCGAGCGAGGCGAGCCGCGCCGCCTCGGCATTGCTCGCGACCGGCACGCGCTCGATGCCCGGACAGTTGCGGTCCAGCCAGCCGATGCACTGGGCGAGCGACTGGGCGTGCGACACGATCCGGTTCACGCCTTCCAGCGTGCCATCGAGCGACATCAGGTTCTGGCGAACCGGCACGAGGACCTCGCCGCTGATCGACAGCGGCGTGTCGAGCAGCAGGTCGAGCGTGCGGTTCACCGCGCCCTCGGTCGAGTTCTCGACCGGCACCACGCCGAAGTCGACGGCGCCCGCCTCGGTGGCGCGGAACACCTCGTCGATGGTCGGGCAGGCCACGGGTTCGACGCCGCTGCCGAAGTGCTTGAGCAGCGCCTGCTCGGAGAAGGTTCCGGCCGGCCCCAGGTAGGCCACCCGCAGCCTGCGCTCGAGCTCGCGGCAGGCCGAGACGATCTCTCGCCAGATCGCCTCGATCGCCGCGCCCGGCAGCGGGCCGCCGTTGGCGTCGCGCAGCTTGCGCATGATCAGCGCCTCGCGCTCGGGGCGATAGACCGGCGCATCGGTCAGCTTCTTCAGCTCGCCGACCTCCTGGGCCAGGCGGGCGCGGCGGCTGACCAGCGCCAGCAGCTCGCGGTCGACCTCGTCGATGCGCACGCGCAGCGCGTCGAGCTTCTCGTCGTTGTCAGCCATGGCGGCGCTCGAAATCCTTCATGTAGTCGACCAGGGCCCGCACGCCCTCGATCGGCATCGCGTTGTAGATCGACGCGCGCATGCCGCCGACCGAGCGGTGGCCCTTGAGCTGCAGCAGGCCCGCCGCCTCGGCGCCCTTCAGGAAGGCCGCGTCGAGCGACGGGTCGCGCAGGAAGAAAGGCACGTTCATCCGCGAGCGGTCCTGCGGGCGCACCCGGTTCTCGTAGAGGCCGCTCGCGTCGATGTAGTCGTAGAGCAGCGCCGCCTTCTCGACGTTGCGACGCTCCATCTCGGCCACGCCCCCCTGCTCCTTCAGCCAGGCGAAGACCAGCCCCGCGACCCAGATCGCGAAGGTGGGCGGCGTGTTGTACATCGAGTCGTTGTCGGCGACGACCTTGTAGTCGAAGGCGCTCGGGCACAGCGGGTGCGCCTTGCCGAGCAGGTCCTCGCGCACGACGACGATCGTCAGCCCCGCCGGACCGATGTTCTTCTGCGCGCCGCCGTACAGGCAGCCGTAGCGGGTCACGTCGATCTCGCGCGACAGCACGTGCGAGGAGACGTCGGCGACGATCGGCACGCCGGCGGGCACGTCGGCCGGCCCGTCGCCCTGGGCGGGCGGGTGCTGGAACTCGACGCCGTCGATCGTTTCGTTGGTGCAAACGTGCAGATAGGCCGCGTCGCGCGACATGCGCCACTGCGACTGCTCCGGCAC
This genomic window from Zeimonas sediminis contains:
- the pheA gene encoding prephenate dehydratase is translated as MADNDEKLDALRVRIDEVDRELLALVSRRARLAQEVGELKKLTDAPVYRPEREALIMRKLRDANGGPLPGAAIEAIWREIVSACRELERRLRVAYLGPAGTFSEQALLKHFGSGVEPVACPTIDEVFRATEAGAVDFGVVPVENSTEGAVNRTLDLLLDTPLSISGEVLVPVRQNLMSLDGTLEGVNRIVSHAQSLAQCIGWLDRNCPGIERVPVASNAEAARLASLDRGTAAIAGENAAARYGLELVARSIQDDPNNRTRFAVVGRYECAPTGGDQTSLILSVPDRAGAVHALIEPMARHGVSMKRFESRPARRGEWEYYFYIDLLGHQSDPNVAAALDEIRRHAAFCKVVGSYPRASL
- the serC gene encoding 3-phosphoserine/phosphohydroxythreonine transaminase; this translates as MSETVYNFSAGPAVLPKAVLRQVADELPDWRGSGMSVMEMSHRGPEFMGIHAQAIADLRELMRIPEQYKVLFMQGGAIAENAIIPMNLLRGREQADYLVTGQWSAKSAKEAARYARVNVVADASKLPSPHRGGETGAYTFVPEQSQWRMSRDAAYLHVCTNETIDGVEFQHPPAQGDGPADVPAGVPIVADVSSHVLSREIDVTRYGCLYGGAQKNIGPAGLTIVVVREDLLGKAHPLCPSAFDYKVVADNDSMYNTPPTFAIWVAGLVFAWLKEQGGVAEMERRNVEKAALLYDYIDASGLYENRVRPQDRSRMNVPFFLRDPSLDAAFLKGAEAAGLLQLKGHRSVGGMRASIYNAMPIEGVRALVDYMKDFERRHG